The following are from one region of the Jeongeupia sp. USM3 genome:
- a CDS encoding peroxiredoxin — protein MSLRLGDTAPDFTQQSTEGDIRFHDWAGDQWVVLFSHPADFTPVCTTELGKTARLRDEFARRNVKALAISVDPLESHLKWIADINDTQQTTVNFPILADADRKVSELYDLIHPNASTTATVRSVFVIDPAKKIRLTLTYPASTGRNFTEILRVIDSLQLTEYHKVATPADWQQGDDVVIVPSLQDEAEIARRFPKGYVAVRPYLRLTPQPA, from the coding sequence ATGAGCTTGCGTCTTGGCGATACCGCCCCCGATTTCACCCAGCAATCCACCGAAGGCGACATCCGCTTTCACGACTGGGCCGGCGACCAGTGGGTCGTGCTGTTCTCGCACCCGGCCGATTTCACCCCGGTGTGCACCACCGAGCTGGGCAAGACCGCCAGGCTCAGGGACGAATTCGCCCGCCGCAACGTCAAGGCGCTGGCGATCAGCGTCGATCCGCTCGAATCGCACCTGAAGTGGATCGCCGACATCAACGACACCCAGCAGACGACGGTGAACTTCCCCATCCTTGCCGACGCCGACCGCAAGGTGTCCGAGCTGTACGACCTGATCCACCCGAACGCGTCGACCACCGCGACGGTGCGCTCGGTGTTCGTCATCGACCCGGCGAAGAAGATACGCCTGACGCTGACCTACCCGGCCAGCACCGGCCGCAACTTCACCGAAATCCTCCGCGTGATCGACTCGCTGCAACTGACCGAATACCACAAGGTCGCGACCCCGGCCGACTGGCAGCAGGGCGACGACGTGGTGATCGTGCCCTCCTTGCAGGACGAGGCCGAGATCGCCCGGCGATTTCCGAAGGGCTATGTCGCCGTACGGCCGTATCTGCGGCTGACGCCGCAACCGGCGTGA
- a CDS encoding sulfate ABC transporter substrate-binding protein, with amino-acid sequence MSYRLKLTGLALALAVSAPSWAASVELLNVSYDPTRELYQDYNKAFAKYWKAKTGDDVTIKQSHGGSGKQARSVLDGLDADVVTLALAYDIDELGTKGKLLKPDWQKKLPDNASPYTSTIVFLVRKGNPKQIKDWADLVRNDVKVITPNPKTSGGARWNFLAAWGWAKKTYGSDEKARDYVQKLFQNVPVLDTGARGSTLTFTQRGQGDVLLAWENEAVLAVKELGPDKFDIVAPSLSIKAEPPVAVVDKTVDKKGTRKVAEGYLQYLYSKEGQEIAAQNYYRPFDKDVAAKYAKQFPSVKLFDIDDTFGGWTKTQKVYFDDGGVFDQIQAAIAAKR; translated from the coding sequence ATGTCTTATCGCCTGAAACTTACTGGTCTTGCCCTCGCCCTTGCCGTCAGCGCGCCGAGCTGGGCCGCGTCGGTCGAACTGCTCAACGTCTCCTACGATCCGACCCGCGAGCTCTACCAGGACTACAACAAGGCGTTCGCCAAGTACTGGAAGGCGAAGACCGGCGACGACGTGACGATCAAGCAGTCGCACGGCGGCTCTGGCAAGCAGGCGCGCTCGGTGCTCGACGGCCTCGACGCCGACGTGGTGACGCTGGCGCTGGCGTACGACATCGACGAACTCGGCACCAAGGGCAAGCTGCTCAAGCCGGACTGGCAGAAGAAGCTGCCGGACAACGCCAGCCCGTACACGTCGACCATCGTCTTCCTCGTCCGCAAGGGCAACCCCAAACAGATCAAGGACTGGGCCGATCTGGTCCGCAACGACGTCAAGGTGATCACGCCGAACCCGAAGACCTCGGGCGGCGCGCGCTGGAACTTCCTCGCCGCATGGGGCTGGGCGAAGAAGACCTACGGCTCGGACGAGAAGGCGCGCGACTACGTGCAGAAGCTGTTCCAGAACGTGCCGGTGCTCGATACCGGTGCCCGCGGCTCGACGCTGACCTTCACGCAGCGCGGTCAGGGCGACGTGCTGCTGGCGTGGGAGAACGAGGCGGTGCTCGCGGTCAAGGAACTCGGCCCGGACAAGTTCGACATCGTCGCGCCGAGCCTGTCGATCAAGGCCGAGCCGCCGGTCGCCGTCGTCGACAAGACCGTCGACAAGAAGGGCACCCGCAAGGTGGCCGAAGGCTACCTGCAGTACCTGTACAGCAAGGAAGGGCAGGAAATCGCCGCGCAGAACTACTACCGGCCGTTCGACAAGGACGTTGCCGCCAAGTACGCCAAGCAGTTTCCGAGCGTGAAGCTGTTCGACATCGACGACACCTTCGGCGGCTGGACCAAGACGCAGAAGGTCTATTTCGACGACGGCGGCGTGTTCGACCAGATCCAGGCCGCCATCGCCGCCAAGCGCTGA
- a CDS encoding 2Fe-2S iron-sulfur cluster-binding protein, whose protein sequence is MDAPMVTLTFIVPDRPPLVVEAPAGGRLIDTVRELTRAGALPLAWRCAQGTCGACLVRLGHAGSGGCVTLTGMERNVLVRRGELPKGAPHEQPDTAGTPRLACHVNVLHDMTLYI, encoded by the coding sequence ATGGATGCCCCGATGGTCACGCTCACCTTCATCGTTCCCGACCGGCCGCCGCTCGTCGTCGAAGCGCCGGCCGGCGGCCGGCTGATCGACACCGTCCGTGAACTCACGCGCGCCGGCGCGCTGCCGCTGGCGTGGCGCTGCGCGCAGGGCACCTGCGGCGCCTGCCTGGTCCGGCTCGGACACGCCGGCAGCGGCGGTTGCGTGACGCTGACCGGCATGGAGCGGAACGTGCTGGTCCGCCGCGGCGAGCTGCCCAAGGGGGCGCCGCACGAGCAGCCGGATACCGCCGGGACGCCGCGGCTGGCGTGCCATGTCAATGTCTTACACGACATGACTTTATATATCTAA
- a CDS encoding formylglycine-generating enzyme family protein, with translation MPASLQRYPGKLAFAVLAIVAGAAGAADCRRASGLPEGWGRDAHAGMVRIAGGSFTPGSTAGYADERPAGAVRVKPFWIDRTEVTNAQFAAFARATGYVTDAERAGAAAVFKVPPEAELNARPYAWWVYTKGADWRHPEGPGSTIGGRENQPVVQVTQADAFAYARWLGRTLPTEAQWEYAARAGRSDAALDRAPRDKAGKPGANFWQGVFPSLNTREDGHLGRAPVACFPANGFGLHDMIGNVWEWTRDAYTGPRQPHGNGDPFASVGTMPLQPGTPALIKGGSFLCAANFCVRYRAAARHPQEANLPTAHVGFRTVSAD, from the coding sequence ATGCCGGCGAGCCTGCAGCGCTATCCGGGCAAGCTCGCGTTCGCCGTGCTGGCCATTGTCGCCGGCGCGGCCGGCGCCGCGGACTGCCGGCGCGCGAGCGGGCTGCCCGAGGGCTGGGGCCGCGATGCGCATGCCGGGATGGTGCGCATCGCCGGCGGCAGCTTCACGCCGGGCAGCACCGCCGGCTATGCCGACGAGCGTCCGGCCGGTGCGGTGCGCGTCAAGCCGTTCTGGATCGACCGGACCGAAGTCACCAACGCGCAGTTCGCCGCGTTTGCCAGGGCGACCGGCTACGTGACCGACGCCGAGCGCGCCGGCGCGGCGGCGGTGTTCAAGGTGCCGCCAGAGGCCGAGCTCAACGCCAGACCGTATGCATGGTGGGTCTACACCAAAGGTGCGGACTGGCGCCACCCGGAAGGGCCGGGCAGCACGATCGGCGGGCGCGAGAATCAGCCGGTGGTCCAGGTGACGCAGGCCGATGCCTTCGCCTACGCCCGCTGGCTGGGCCGGACGCTGCCGACCGAGGCGCAGTGGGAATACGCGGCCAGGGCCGGCCGCAGCGACGCCGCGCTCGACCGGGCGCCGCGCGACAAGGCCGGCAAGCCCGGGGCGAACTTCTGGCAGGGCGTGTTTCCCAGCCTCAATACCCGCGAGGACGGCCATCTCGGCCGCGCGCCGGTGGCCTGCTTTCCGGCCAACGGCTTCGGTCTCCACGACATGATCGGCAACGTCTGGGAATGGACGCGCGACGCGTACACCGGACCGCGCCAGCCGCACGGCAACGGCGATCCGTTCGCCAGCGTCGGCACCATGCCGCTGCAGCCCGGTACGCCGGCGCTGATCAAGGGCGGTTCCTTCCTGTGCGCGGCGAACTTCTGCGTCCGCTACCGTGCCGCGGCGCGGCACCCGCAGGAAGCCAACCTGCCGACCGCGCACGTCGGCTTTCGCACCGTCTCCGCCGACTGA
- a CDS encoding arylsulfatase — translation MNPFQLRRWRRLGSASLIALSLGACGGGGDDAAVTPTPVPTPAPTPAPQADARPNIIVILADDLGYSDLGAFGGEISTPNLDALAGEGRLLTDFHSAATCSPTRSMLMSGTTHHLAGLGTMAEALAPHQQGKPGYEGYLNDNSLSVASLLKDAGYHTYMAGKWHLGLDEAHSARARGFESSYTLLQGGGSHFAAVAGKAQTYDAVTYRENGALVQVPDNFFSTNFYTDKLISYIDQNKADGKPFFAYAAYTAPHWPLQAPADFIDRYKGRYDAGYDAIRLARIAKQKSLGIIPADFEANAPLPATAANPLWSQLSAEQKQSEARKMEVYAAMVENLDWNIGRLIAYLKQTGKYDNTFIFFMSDNGAEGSNGIFANNASTDNSLGNYGKVLSNIQYGKRWAEVSAAPFRLWKGVSAEGGISVPAIVRLPSQTGPQRAFTRVGTVRDIAPTLLELAQVKDPGTSYQGRTVNPITGRSLLPALKNQVADVHPADEIIADELFGSAYVRRDNWKLLWVEKPQGPGAWQLYDLGRDRAEIHDLSASRPDIVGALKDGWKDYVGKNGVIVAPTSGLRVQ, via the coding sequence ATGAACCCGTTCCAACTTCGCCGCTGGCGCCGGCTCGGCAGCGCCAGCCTGATCGCACTGAGCCTCGGCGCTTGCGGCGGTGGCGGCGACGATGCCGCCGTTACGCCGACCCCCGTCCCGACGCCCGCGCCGACGCCGGCCCCGCAGGCCGATGCCCGGCCGAACATCATCGTGATCCTCGCCGACGACCTCGGCTACTCGGACCTCGGCGCCTTCGGCGGCGAGATCAGCACGCCCAACCTCGACGCGCTGGCCGGCGAGGGGCGGCTGCTCACCGACTTCCACTCCGCCGCGACATGCTCGCCGACGCGCTCGATGCTGATGTCGGGCACGACGCATCATCTGGCCGGTCTGGGGACGATGGCCGAAGCGCTGGCACCCCACCAGCAGGGCAAGCCCGGCTACGAGGGCTATCTGAACGACAACTCGCTGTCGGTCGCATCCCTGCTCAAGGATGCCGGCTACCACACCTACATGGCCGGCAAGTGGCATCTGGGGCTGGACGAGGCCCACAGCGCCAGGGCGCGCGGCTTCGAATCGTCGTACACGCTGCTGCAGGGCGGCGGAAGCCACTTTGCCGCGGTGGCCGGCAAGGCGCAGACCTACGATGCGGTGACCTACCGCGAAAACGGCGCCCTCGTGCAGGTGCCGGATAACTTCTTCTCGACCAATTTCTACACCGACAAGCTGATCTCCTACATCGACCAGAACAAGGCCGATGGCAAACCGTTCTTCGCCTACGCCGCCTACACCGCGCCGCACTGGCCCTTGCAGGCGCCCGCCGACTTCATCGACCGTTACAAGGGCCGCTACGACGCCGGCTACGATGCGATCAGGCTGGCGCGGATTGCCAAGCAGAAGTCGCTGGGCATCATTCCGGCCGATTTCGAGGCCAATGCGCCGCTGCCGGCAACGGCCGCCAACCCGCTGTGGAGCCAGCTCAGCGCCGAGCAAAAGCAATCGGAAGCACGCAAGATGGAAGTGTATGCGGCCATGGTCGAGAATCTGGACTGGAACATCGGCCGGCTGATTGCCTACCTGAAACAGACCGGCAAATATGACAATACCTTCATCTTCTTCATGTCCGACAACGGGGCCGAAGGCAGCAACGGCATCTTCGCCAACAACGCCAGCACCGACAACAGTCTGGGCAACTACGGCAAGGTTCTGTCGAACATCCAGTACGGCAAACGCTGGGCCGAAGTCAGTGCCGCGCCGTTCCGCTTGTGGAAAGGCGTGAGTGCCGAAGGCGGCATATCCGTGCCGGCGATCGTGCGCCTGCCCAGCCAGACCGGTCCGCAGCGGGCATTCACGCGTGTCGGCACGGTGCGCGATATTGCGCCGACCTTGCTGGAGCTGGCACAGGTCAAGGATCCGGGCACGAGCTACCAGGGCAGAACGGTGAACCCGATCACCGGCCGTTCCTTGCTGCCGGCGCTGAAAAACCAGGTTGCGGACGTTCATCCCGCCGACGAGATCATTGCCGATGAACTGTTCGGCAGCGCCTACGTGCGCCGCGACAACTGGAAGCTGCTGTGGGTTGAAAAACCGCAGGGACCGGGTGCCTGGCAGCTTTACGATCTGGGACGGGACAGAGCGGAGATCCACGATCTTTCCGCCAGCCGGCCGGACATCGTCGGCGCGCTCAAGGACGGCTGGAAAGACTATGTGGGCAAGAACGGCGTGATCGTCGCGCCGACCAGCGGCCTGCGGGTGCAGTGA
- a CDS encoding bifunctional diguanylate cyclase/phosphodiesterase codes for MRPETMQSFFAPLNRREWRTVSLLGLVLCIGALVLLAWESWGDYAQSRRDTETRAHSAAGILESHFGVMLQQSKASIDSVAERLLWEGRHREIGAADYLEALRASISVDPQSNALFVIIDGDVWMVDNRARMEGSLPLQARLRSTLAESAGHAFAAPILRHGEWQVPLAYRYTLNKNREMIVGALVPYTHLQRIFAWMNKGSGAIGILRNDGLPLMCAPDTRLHGSTTKLALSASAVAEAAQDLCLPPGQRGPDIVYATAASEQFPFFVYFGIPKLSYERPWVERLGWRLASFLVYGLVIGLCVAALRRLVRRLIDDKRFYRELFDTVNDGLLIVENGRISSANPAACALLGVHDEAQLAGRSPVSLLDLDVTADERKVIEAEINAMRNGGRGRFDGRLRLASTGEVFDAEVRGASLPHGAAQLLAIRDVSEERRYLAQQEFLASHDTLTELPNRYALMRRIDARIASAPAVSLAVCVLDLNRFKEINDTLGHSVGDQVLQAMGERLAQWAKGRDADVARLGGDELALLVPGMERCLNVVAELCAGLTTRVGLPLPVAGMTLELSASIGVAFYPEHGSEANELMRCAEVAMYDAKTRRVPHRVYDADLDDYSRERLALYSELSHAIRDGGLALHYQPKQSLHDGSIVGVEALLRWPHPQRGMIAPGAFVPLAENTELIRPLTAWVIDAALRQLAEWRRQDLHLRCAINLSARNLLDPGLVESIEAALLRHGVPAESLEFEVTESALMEDPHAALECLLRIHALGARLAIDDYGTGYSSLAYLKRLPVQTLKIDRTFVSQLAVSQPDAIIVGSTITLAHNFGLTVVAEGVEQAADHDALVRLGCDVIQGYLLARPMPADALASWMLERTGLTR; via the coding sequence ATGAGACCGGAGACGATGCAGTCGTTCTTTGCCCCGCTGAATCGTCGGGAATGGCGGACGGTGTCGCTGCTGGGTCTGGTGCTGTGCATCGGCGCGCTGGTGCTGCTCGCCTGGGAGAGCTGGGGCGATTATGCGCAGAGCCGGCGCGACACCGAGACCCGCGCCCACAGCGCCGCCGGCATCCTCGAGTCGCACTTCGGCGTCATGCTGCAGCAGAGCAAGGCCAGCATCGACAGCGTGGCCGAACGGCTGCTGTGGGAAGGACGGCATCGCGAGATCGGCGCGGCCGACTACCTCGAAGCGCTGCGCGCGTCGATCAGCGTCGATCCGCAGTCGAACGCGCTGTTCGTCATCATCGACGGCGACGTCTGGATGGTCGACAACCGCGCCCGGATGGAGGGCAGCCTGCCGCTGCAGGCACGCTTGCGCAGCACGCTCGCCGAATCGGCCGGCCACGCGTTCGCGGCGCCGATCCTGCGTCATGGCGAATGGCAGGTGCCGCTGGCCTACCGCTACACGCTGAACAAGAACCGCGAGATGATCGTCGGCGCGCTGGTGCCGTATACGCACCTGCAGCGCATCTTCGCGTGGATGAACAAGGGCAGCGGCGCGATCGGCATCCTGCGCAACGACGGCCTGCCGCTGATGTGCGCGCCGGACACCCGGCTGCACGGCAGCACGACGAAGCTGGCGCTGTCGGCGTCGGCCGTGGCCGAGGCCGCGCAGGATCTGTGCCTGCCGCCGGGGCAGCGCGGCCCGGACATCGTCTACGCGACCGCGGCGTCGGAACAGTTTCCGTTTTTCGTCTATTTCGGCATTCCCAAGCTCAGCTACGAGCGGCCGTGGGTCGAGCGCCTCGGCTGGCGGCTGGCGTCCTTCCTCGTCTACGGCCTGGTCATCGGCCTGTGCGTCGCCGCGCTGCGGCGGCTGGTCCGGCGGCTGATCGACGACAAGCGCTTCTACCGCGAACTGTTCGACACCGTGAACGACGGCCTGCTGATCGTCGAGAACGGCAGGATCAGCAGCGCCAATCCGGCGGCCTGCGCGCTGCTCGGCGTCCACGACGAGGCGCAGCTGGCCGGCCGATCGCCGGTGTCGCTGCTCGACCTCGACGTGACCGCCGACGAGCGCAAGGTGATCGAGGCCGAGATCAATGCGATGCGCAACGGCGGGCGGGGCCGCTTCGACGGCCGTCTGCGGCTGGCCAGCACCGGCGAGGTGTTCGACGCCGAGGTGCGCGGCGCCTCGCTGCCGCATGGCGCGGCACAGCTGCTGGCGATCCGCGACGTCTCCGAGGAGCGCCGGTATCTGGCGCAGCAGGAGTTCCTCGCCAGCCACGATACGCTGACCGAGCTGCCGAACCGCTATGCGCTGATGCGGCGCATCGACGCGCGCATCGCCTCGGCGCCGGCGGTGTCGCTGGCGGTGTGCGTGCTCGACCTGAACCGCTTCAAGGAAATCAACGACACGCTCGGCCACAGCGTCGGCGACCAGGTGCTGCAGGCGATGGGCGAGCGGCTGGCGCAGTGGGCGAAGGGGCGTGACGCCGACGTCGCCCGGCTCGGCGGCGACGAACTCGCGCTGCTGGTGCCCGGGATGGAACGCTGCCTCAATGTCGTCGCCGAACTGTGTGCCGGGTTGACGACCCGCGTCGGGCTGCCGCTTCCGGTGGCCGGGATGACGCTCGAGCTGTCGGCGAGCATCGGCGTGGCGTTCTACCCCGAGCACGGCAGTGAGGCGAACGAGCTGATGCGTTGCGCCGAGGTGGCGATGTACGACGCCAAGACCCGCCGGGTGCCGCACCGCGTCTACGACGCCGATCTCGACGACTACAGCCGCGAGCGGCTGGCGCTGTACAGCGAGCTTTCGCACGCGATCCGCGACGGCGGGCTGGCGCTGCACTACCAGCCCAAGCAGAGCCTGCACGACGGCAGCATCGTCGGGGTCGAGGCGCTGCTGCGCTGGCCGCATCCGCAGCGCGGGATGATCGCGCCGGGCGCCTTCGTGCCGCTGGCCGAGAACACCGAACTGATCCGGCCGCTGACCGCATGGGTGATCGACGCGGCATTGCGGCAGCTGGCCGAATGGCGCCGGCAGGATCTTCACCTGCGCTGCGCGATCAACCTGTCGGCGCGCAACCTGCTCGATCCGGGGCTGGTCGAGTCGATCGAGGCGGCGCTGCTGCGCCACGGCGTGCCGGCCGAGTCGCTCGAGTTCGAGGTGACCGAATCGGCGCTGATGGAAGATCCGCACGCGGCGCTCGAATGCCTGCTGCGCATCCACGCGCTCGGCGCACGGCTGGCGATCGACGACTACGGCACCGGCTACTCGTCGCTCGCCTACCTGAAGCGCCTGCCGGTGCAGACGCTGAAGATCGACCGGACCTTCGTCTCGCAGCTCGCGGTCAGCCAGCCCGACGCGATCATCGTCGGCTCGACGATCACGCTCGCGCACAACTTCGGCCTGACCGTCGTCGCCGAGGGGGTCGAGCAGGCGGCCGACCACGATGCGCTGGTCCGGCTCGGCTGCGACGTGATCCAGGGCTATCTGCTCGCCCGGCCGATGCCGGCCGACGCGCTGGCGAGCTGGATGCTCGAGCGCACCGGGCTGACACGCTGA
- the waaA gene encoding lipid IV(A) 3-deoxy-D-manno-octulosonic acid transferase has translation MSRWLYSLLVWLATPLIRAYLRRRAKKQPAYLEHWGERWARYGGPAPQPYDCWLHAVSVGEMRAAAPLVRALHRRGARLLLTCMTPTGRETATELYGGLGDGTDIVYLPYDSPAAVRRFLARFSPRCGLLLETELWPNLIHACADAGVPLLLVNARLSAKSAAGYARVRRLVAPALARLAAVLAQGADDAERLALLGARHVKVCGNLKYDSTPDAAVAERGRGWRAHLGRRPVLLVASSRDGEEALLLDHIDALPPDTLLIIVPRHPQRFDDVAALVEACGLGLLRRRDWHDAPVPATTRVLLGDSMGELAAWYACADVALIGGSILPFGSQNLIEACALGCPVLLGPSTFNFADAAREAIAAGAAWQGPDAPALLREAALLLGDAARRQQMGEAGRVFSATHRGATGRVLAELDRCLPPGR, from the coding sequence ATGAGCCGCTGGCTGTACTCGCTGCTGGTCTGGCTGGCGACACCGCTGATCCGCGCCTACCTGCGCCGGCGGGCGAAAAAACAGCCGGCCTACCTCGAACACTGGGGCGAGCGCTGGGCGCGCTACGGCGGTCCGGCGCCGCAGCCGTACGACTGCTGGCTGCACGCGGTCTCGGTCGGCGAAATGCGCGCCGCCGCGCCGCTGGTCCGGGCGCTGCACCGGCGCGGCGCACGGCTGCTGCTGACCTGCATGACGCCGACCGGCCGCGAGACGGCAACCGAACTCTACGGCGGCCTGGGCGACGGGACCGACATCGTCTACCTGCCCTACGACTCGCCGGCGGCGGTGCGGCGCTTTCTGGCGCGGTTTTCGCCGCGCTGCGGCCTGCTGCTCGAAACCGAACTGTGGCCGAACCTGATCCACGCCTGCGCGGACGCCGGCGTGCCGCTGCTGCTCGTCAACGCGCGGCTGTCGGCCAAATCGGCCGCCGGTTACGCGCGGGTGCGCCGGCTGGTCGCCCCGGCCCTGGCGCGACTGGCCGCGGTGCTGGCGCAGGGCGCCGACGATGCCGAACGGCTGGCGCTGCTCGGCGCCCGCCACGTCAAGGTCTGCGGCAACCTCAAGTACGACAGCACGCCCGACGCCGCGGTGGCCGAACGCGGCCGCGGCTGGCGGGCGCATCTCGGCCGCCGGCCGGTGCTGCTGGTCGCGTCGAGCCGCGACGGCGAAGAGGCGCTGCTGCTCGATCACATCGACGCGCTGCCGCCGGACACGCTGCTGATCATCGTGCCGCGGCACCCGCAGCGCTTCGACGACGTCGCCGCGCTGGTCGAGGCGTGCGGGCTGGGCCTTCTGCGCCGGCGCGACTGGCACGATGCGCCGGTGCCGGCGACGACCCGGGTGCTGCTCGGCGACAGCATGGGCGAGCTCGCCGCCTGGTATGCGTGCGCCGATGTCGCGCTGATCGGCGGCTCCATCCTGCCGTTCGGCAGCCAGAACCTGATCGAGGCATGCGCGCTCGGCTGCCCGGTGCTGCTCGGCCCGTCGACGTTCAACTTTGCCGATGCCGCGCGCGAGGCGATCGCGGCCGGCGCCGCGTGGCAGGGGCCGGATGCGCCGGCGCTGCTGCGCGAAGCGGCGCTGCTGCTCGGCGATGCGGCGCGGCGGCAACAGATGGGCGAGGCCGGGCGCGTGTTCTCGGCGACGCACCGCGGTGCGACAGGTAGAGTATTGGCGGAACTCGACCGCTGCCTGCCGCCCGGCCGGTAA
- the waaC gene encoding lipopolysaccharide heptosyltransferase I has protein sequence MSKLLLVRLSSMGDIIHTLPALTDLARARPGIRLDWVVEEGFAALPRLHPSVDRVIPFALRRWRRMPLAPETRAEVAALRQALAAPQYGRVVDAQGLIKSAMVARQAGAPVAGYDWASAREPLASLAYADAYPVPRALHAVERTRRLFAAAFDYRIDTPPDYGLAVPALAQPWRPDGAYAVLLTATSRADKEWMEANWIALGTRLAAEGLACVLPWGSDAERERAERLAAAMPNALVAPKLDLGSAARLLADARVVVGVDTGLAHLAAAVATPVVAIFCASDPALTGVLAGSYAVNLGRRGAAPDVDTVWAATTQGLAAR, from the coding sequence ATGTCGAAATTGCTGCTCGTGCGCCTGTCTTCGATGGGCGACATCATCCACACGCTGCCGGCGCTGACCGATCTGGCGCGCGCCCGGCCAGGCATCCGGCTGGACTGGGTCGTCGAGGAGGGGTTTGCCGCGCTGCCGCGGCTGCATCCGTCCGTCGACCGGGTGATCCCGTTCGCGCTGCGCCGCTGGCGCCGCATGCCGCTGGCGCCGGAGACGCGCGCCGAGGTTGCCGCATTGCGGCAGGCGCTCGCCGCACCGCAATACGGGCGCGTCGTCGACGCGCAGGGGCTGATCAAGAGCGCGATGGTCGCGCGGCAGGCCGGCGCGCCGGTCGCCGGCTACGACTGGGCCAGCGCGCGCGAGCCGCTCGCCTCGCTGGCCTATGCCGACGCGTATCCGGTGCCGCGGGCGTTGCACGCGGTCGAGCGCACCCGGCGGCTGTTTGCCGCCGCTTTCGATTACCGTATCGACACGCCGCCCGATTACGGGCTGGCCGTGCCGGCGCTCGCGCAGCCGTGGCGTCCGGACGGCGCGTATGCGGTGCTGCTGACGGCGACCAGCCGCGCCGACAAGGAATGGATGGAGGCGAACTGGATCGCGCTCGGGACCAGACTCGCCGCCGAGGGGCTGGCGTGCGTGCTGCCCTGGGGCAGCGATGCCGAGCGCGAACGCGCCGAGCGGCTGGCCGCGGCGATGCCGAATGCGCTCGTCGCGCCGAAGCTGGACCTGGGCAGTGCGGCCCGGCTGCTTGCCGATGCGCGCGTCGTCGTCGGCGTCGACACCGGGCTCGCGCATCTGGCCGCGGCGGTCGCGACGCCGGTCGTGGCGATCTTCTGCGCGTCGGACCCGGCGCTGACCGGCGTGCTCGCCGGCAGCTACGCGGTCAACCTCGGCCGGCGCGGTGCGGCGCCCGATGTCGACACCGTCTGGGCGGCGACCACGCAAGGGCTGGCGGCGCGATGA
- a CDS encoding GGDEF domain-containing protein: MTESWIAIAWGTAALGWFVALMLLLAWQRAGARSAPDAPPANGGVDTLSQLPDRARFLDAAAREVNRCQRAGYPLSALLVEPERLRWFNQHYGYDAGDRLLRHIAAACLGCVRDFDLIGRFSHKEFAILLPDATLADAQVAAARLEAAIASSSVTLKDGRVVPVTVAIGAAALESEADTADDLLIAADEARAAAQRQQDTGH, encoded by the coding sequence ATGACCGAAAGCTGGATCGCCATCGCCTGGGGGACCGCCGCGCTGGGCTGGTTTGTCGCACTGATGCTGCTGCTCGCATGGCAGCGCGCCGGCGCACGCAGCGCGCCCGACGCGCCGCCGGCCAACGGCGGGGTCGACACGCTGAGCCAGTTGCCCGACCGCGCCCGCTTCCTCGACGCCGCGGCGCGCGAGGTCAACCGCTGCCAGCGCGCCGGTTACCCGCTGTCGGCGCTGCTGGTCGAACCCGAGCGGCTGCGCTGGTTCAACCAGCACTACGGCTACGACGCCGGCGACCGGCTGCTGCGCCACATTGCCGCCGCCTGCCTCGGCTGCGTGCGCGACTTCGACCTGATCGGCCGCTTCTCGCACAAGGAGTTCGCCATCCTGCTGCCCGACGCGACGCTGGCCGATGCGCAGGTCGCCGCGGCGCGGCTCGAGGCGGCGATCGCGTCGAGCTCGGTCACGCTCAAGGACGGCCGCGTGGTGCCGGTGACGGTGGCGATCGGCGCCGCGGCACTGGAAAGCGAGGCCGACACCGCCGACGACCTGCTGATCGCCGCCGACGAGGCGCGGGCCGCCGCGCAACGGCAGCAGGACACCGGCCATTGA